Genomic DNA from Actinomycetes bacterium:
GACCGGACACAGAGGACGCCGGCCAGTGGCGCGACGAAGCGCGAACGCGCCAGGAGGGGGGCGACCTGTCGCGCGCTCGCGCCCCGTACCTCCACCGTGCGCCCGATAGGGCCGGACGGAAAGGGTAAAATATGAAGACCATCGGGTGATATGACGCCTGGTGATGTCGGACCATCTTGGAGCGAGCCCAGGTCGCTTGCGGGGGGTCTGTCGGCGGGTGACCTGGGCCCATCCTTGCCCCAGACGGCCGCGCCGACCCGGAAGAGCGTCGGCCACGACGCAGGAGGCCTGACCGCTGGGAACCGGCGCGCCCCGGCCGGCGTCCTTGCTGCCAGTCGAGGGGGACGGTGTTGACCGGCCCGCAGGACCGGCCCGGTCCCCGGGGGCGTGGGGGAGAGCCGTGCTGCGCAGGACTGCTGCGGTCGCTGCTGCCATGGTTGCTGCCGTCCTGGCGGCCGGGTTGCTGGTCGCCGTCGAGGGCGGACGCACCGAGTTCACCCAGGTGGATGCGGCGGCCCTGGCGGGCTCGGCGCCGTACCGCCCGCCGGAGACGACCGCCGCTGACCGCCCGCCGGACGTGGTGCTCGTCCTGACCGACGACCAGCGGCCGGACACGGTCCGGTGGATGCCGACGGTGACCCGACAGATTCGCGACAAGGGCACCAGGTTCACCCGGACCGTCGCGTCCACCCCGACCTGCTGCCCCTCACGGGCCTCGATCGTGACCGGGCGATACGCCCGCGACACCGGCGTCTACGGCAACACGGCACCGAACGGGGGGTGGCGCGCCTTTCTCGCCAACGGCAACGAGCAGCGCACCCTCGCGACCGCGCTGCAGGCGAACGGCTACCGCACGGGGCTGGTCGGCAAGTACTTCAACGGGTTCGCGCAGAACGACAACGGGGCGCCCGCGGGGCACCGGCCGCCCGGGTGGGACCTCTTCCTCACCTTCGCGACCGAGACCGGCGGCTACCTCGACTACACGCTGACCGACGGCAGCGTGCTGGGCTCCCACGTGGAGGACTACTCGACCGACGTGCTCGGTGCCCGTGCCGCCCGCTTCGTCCAGCGGACGCCGGCCGACCAGCCGCTCTTCTTGATGTTCACGCCGTTCGCCCCGCACAAGCCCTACCGGCCGCCCCGCCGCCACCGGGCCACGCTGGAGCTGCCGTCCTACCGACCGGACTCGGTCACCCACTCGGTCCGCGACAAGCCGCCGTTCCTCCGCGACCGGCCGAGGGTGCCCCAGCGCGCCATCGACGCGATCCGGACCAGACAGCAGGAGATGCTGCTGGCCGTCGACGACGCAGTGGCGGGTGTGTTGCGGTCGCTGCGTCGGTCCGGGCGGCTCGCCGACACCCTGGTGGTCTTCATGTCGGACAACGGGCTGCTGATCGGCGACCACCACACCATCGGCAAGGACATGCCCTACCGCTTCGCCACCGACGTGCCTCTCCTGCTCCGGTGGGACGGCCACGTGGCGGCCGGTGCCGTCGACCGGCGGCTGGTCTCCACGGTGGACGTCACCGAGACGATCCTGCGGGCCGCCGGCGCGGCGATGCCGACCAGCGGTGTGGACCTGATGGCCCCGCCGGCGCGTGATCACGTCGTGCTCGAGGGCCGGCCCTGGCACCGGCTCGACGGGTCCGTCCCGCACCCGGGCTTCTGCGGCGTGCGCACCGAGCGCTGGCTCTTCGTGCGGTGGGGTGACGGCTTCGAGGAACTGTACGACCACGAGTTCGACCCGAGCGAGACCCTGAACCGGGTGACCGACCCGTCACAGCAGCCGACCGCCGATGCCCTGCGCGAGACGGCGCGCACGTCGTGCGTCCCCGAGCCACCCGGCTTCAGCTGGGACGTCGGCGGCATCGACGGCAGCGCCGCCGAGGTCAGCGAACGGTGACGCTGCGACTGCCGGTGGAAGCCGCCACCCAGCCGTCCTCGGAGAACAGCGCGGCGCCGGCAGCCCTGAGGGTCGCAACGACCTCGGCCGACGGCAGGCCGGGTCGCAGGGCGATCCCGCGCCATCCGTCCGCCAGCTCGACCACCACGGCGCGCACGTCGGGAGCGAGGTCGAGGCGGTCCTCCGACAGGTGTCCTACCGCGACGCCCATCCCCGCCAGCCGCGCCACCAGACGCCGGACGGTCGCCGTCGCCCTCTCGTCCGGCGGGGAGTTCCTGACGTAGGCGTGGTCGGTGACGGTCCCGCAGGTGTCGCAGTCGGCCGGCGCGACGGCCCGCTGCCGCGGGACCAGCTGCTCGTAGGACGTCGGAGGTGCGCCGGAGAGCTCGACCACCCGCACGGAGCCGCACCCGCAGCACAGCGCCATGTGCAGCCCGGCGGGCTCGGAGGTGTACGCCATGACCTCGAGCATGGAACCTGCCGGGCCGGAGGAGGCCGCGCCGCGCCGCAGATGACCCGCATTGACCATGCAGGATCATGCGACGGGGGGATGAGTCAGCCGCCCGTGCAGATCCAGCAGCCACAGCGGCGGCGTCCACCACGGGTGTGCCGGAAGCGGAACCACGACACGACGAAGGGTGTCATGGCCGCAGCGTGGCGGCCCGGGGTTACGGGTCGCTGGTCGCCAGGTGGCCGGCGCGTGACGACTCGCGGACCTGTCACCGCACCCGCCGGCGCAAAGGGCCGGCACCCCGCGCAGCACCGCCCGCAACCGAGCCACCGCGTTGCGGGGCGTCGGTGCCGGGTGGGCGCCTCCGCGCGTACGTCGACGACGACCGGTCGGGCCTCCTTGGCGCGCAGGTGCTCGGCCGCGGCCCGCAGGTCGCCCGCCCGCCGGGCGGCCCCCAGCGAGTCGGCCCGGCTCCGCCAGCTCCTCGACGGACTCGCTCAGCGAGGGACGCCCGTCGCTGTCCGTGCACCCCACCACCCATGTCCGGCCGTCCTAGCCCTTCCTAGCCGAGTCGCCTGTGTCCTGGTCACCGGCCTGCGGCTGCGGCCTCGGCTGTGCTGGACAACGAGAGGTGACTCGTCCGGTTACGCCCGGCTCGGTCACGATCTGTGGGGCGGTTCGGCCGAATCGGATGGCCCGGGCTGACTAGGGCGGAGCCGGTCCATCAGTGGGCGGCGGAAGACCGGTCGGGTGGTTCTGGCGCGGATCAGGCGAGTCCCCGGCAGTTCAGGTCGATGGACAACCAGACTCGGTGCGACGGGCACCAACCGGCTCGGGGGCTGAAGGGCGGCGGCGTGCAGAGCAGCACGATGGTGACCGTGGGGTTCGCGCTGGACGTGGCCCATCAACGAGGCATGCGGGTGGACGTGGAGACCACGACCGGCCGCGCGTTCGTGCACGTCCTCGTCGGGGGCATCGACCGGTTCTGCGTGATCCTGCTCGACGGGCACAAGGCGCACGTGGTGTCGCGCGAGCACGTCGTGTCGGTGTCGCTGGACCAGTCCATGCTCCTGGAGATCACGACCGACAACGCGTTCGTCGCCGAGGCGACGGCCTGACGCCGTACTCCGGGGGCGACGGTCTAGGGGCCGCCGAGGATGCCGCGGTCCCGCAGCGCGGAGAGCAGCCGGAAGCCGTCCGGTGCGCGCACCTCCTGGTGCGGCCGGTGCCGGGGTCGGGACGCGGGCTCCCGGATCGGCTCCGGGGTGCCGTGGGTGCGCACCTGCTCGGCCGGGCTCAGCTGGCGGATGACCACGGCGCGCACCCGGTCCGGCGCCTCGTCCGCGGCCTCGGCGTAGATCTCCGGGTCGTGCTGGCCGTCGTCGCCGACGAGCAGCCACTGCGCATCCGGCAGGTCGTCGAGCAGGCGGCGGATCTCTCGGCGCTTGTGCTCCCGGCCGGACCGGAACCAGGAGTCCGGCGTAGGGCCCCAATCGGTCATCAGCAGCGGGCCGGGTGGGAACGCGTGCCGGGCGAGGAACTGCTCGAGCACCGGTGCCACGTTCCAGGCACCGGTCGAGAGGTAGACGAAGGGCGCGTCCGGGTGCTCGGCCGCGATGGTCCGGTAGAGGGTGGCCATGCCGCGGACCGGGCGCCGGGTGCTCTCGTGCCGGACGAACGTGTTCCAGGCCGCCCGCACCGGGCGGGGCAGAGCGGTGACGAGGACCGTGTCGTCGATGTCGCTGAGCACGGCGACCTGCGCGGTCGGGTCGACCACCCGGATCCCTGCCACGGACGCCCGCGACCCGTCCGCGCTCAGCTCGGCCTCCACCCAGCCCGGCGCGACGTCGGCGGCCAGGACGGCGTCGACGTAGCCGCCACGGCCGCTGACCACCTGGTGCTCGCGGCCACCGACCCGCACCGTCACCGGCACGTCGGCCGCCGTGGCGGTGAGGAATCGCCGCCAGCCGCGGCCCAGCCGGATCTCGCCGGTCGCGGTGTCCGGCGGAGCCAGCAGCACCCTGGCCAGCACCCGGACCCAGCCCTCGGTGCCGTAGCCGATGAACGGCACCACCCGTGGCCGCCAGCCGCGCCGCCGCAGCCAGCGCTCGGCGGCCCCGTGCACCCGGTCCTCGACGCGGGCGGCGCGGTGCAGCGGTCGGGGTTGGTCGGTCACCGGGTCACCCTGGTCGGTCAGCGCAGCACGAAGTAGGTGAAGCGCACCGTGTACGACTCGACGTCGTACCACGCCACGCCGGTCGTGGACGTCGTCCAGCGCAGCACCCGGTGCCGGATCAGGAGCGGCTCGGCGCGCACCGACGGCCCGGTGTGGGTGCCGACCGAGGGCCCGAGCCGGAACGCGGTGTCGCTGATGTTCTGGGCGCGGTCGTGCAGCTCGACGCGGGCGGCGTCGCGGAACCTCGGGTCGCCCCGGCCGCCGGAGGCGCTGAGCCGGACCGTGCCGTAGCGGACCGCTGCGGGCAGGCGCACCTGGTGGTCGGCCGCAGCGAAGGCGTCGCCGGAGCTGCAGGTCGCCGAGCTGTCGTAGCCGATCCAGCCCTTCCGCTTGCCCGACGTGTGCCGGAAGACCAGCGAGCAGTCGTCGGAGAACGACTCGGTGAGCGACGACCTGGCGGTCACCGTCAGGGAGCCGCTCTGCTTGACCAGGCGCTGGGTCGACAGGCTCACCGGGCGGGCCCGGCCGGCCCGGCGGTTGCCCGCGAGGTCCTGGGCGACCAGCCGGACGGCGTACCGGCCGGAGGGCAGCACGTCGCCGGACGCGTCCCGCCCGTTCCAGGCCAGGGACACCGGACCGGGCGCGACCCCGCGCTGCGGGGCCTTGCGCACGGTGCGGACCAGGCGACCCGACGACGACCGCACCTCGAGGGCGACCCATCGCGACTCCTCGCCAAGGGTCGCTGACGCGGCGACCCGGTCGAGGTAGTCGTCGCGGACAGGCAGCACCCGCTCGTCGCTGAGCCCGGCGTCGCGCAGCCGCGGCGCCACCGTGTCGACCGTGACGGCACGGCTGGCGAGCCCGGTCTGCGGCGGAGCCGACGTCACGATCTGCAGGCTGTAGTCCCCGTCCGACACCGCCGTGCCACGCCGGCGTCCGTTCCACACCACCTCGTGGCCGCCTGCGGGCAGGCTGCCGAGGCTTCGGGCGGTGACGACCCGCCCAGCGGCGTCGCGGATCCGCAGCGTCACGCTGGCCCGCTGGTCCAGCCGGTAGCGCACCTGCGTCGTGTCCGCGCGCCCGTCGCCGTCCGGGCTGATCCGGGTCGCCGACAGCCCGGTGATGCCTGGGTGCAGGCGGTCGACGGAGACCGTCGCCCGGCTCGGGTGGGCGGTGTCGCAGACGCTGCCGTCGCGGCGGCAGATCACGGCCGAGACGACGTGGCTGCCGTCGCCCAGCGGCTCGGTCGTGAGGTCGGCGGCGAACGGCGCACTGGCGTCGGTGACGGAGACCCGGCTGCCCTCGACGGTGAAGCGCACCGCGGCGTCGGCCGGCGCCTCCGCGGTGGCGCTGACTGCGTCGCCGGCCTGCAGCGACCCGTCGGCCGGGGAGGTGAGCACGGGTCCGCCGTTGGCGACCACCGCGGTGACCGCCGTCCGTGCCTCGCTGCACTGGTCGATGCGGCTGCAGTCGGCGGCCGTGACGGTCTGCGGCCCGTCGAGGCCGTACGTCGCGAAGCCGGCCGTCGCGACCCCGCCCGCCGCGCTGACGAGCTGGGTCAGGTCGCCCAGGCCGAGCCGGACCCGGGGCGCCGTGGTCGACACGCTGACCGTCGCGGTCCCGGACACCGCCGACCCGTCGGCCGGTGCCGTCACAGCGGGGACCGTGGCCGGCGGGAGCAGGTCGAGCGACGCGTCGACGTCGACCACGCCGCGGGCGAAGCCGAGCTTGGCCGGCGTCGCACCGGCGGTGATGGCCTCGCGCAGCTCGTCCGCGGTGCGGCCGGGGCGGAACGCCGCGAGCAGGGCCGCCGCTCCGGAGACCAGCGGGGCGGAGAACGACGTGCCGTCGGCCCGCTCGTAGCCGCCACCGGGGGAGGCGAGGACGATCGAGCGACCGGGGGCCGCCAGGTCGACCCAGGGGCCGTAGCTGCTGAAGGACGCCCGCGCCGCCCCGTTGACGGTGGTCGCCCCGACACCGAGCACGCCGGGGAGGGCCGCCGGGAACTGCCGGGTGGTCGTCCCGTCGTTGCCGGCGGCGGCGACCACCACTGCGCCCTTGCGCTGGGCGTAGTCGACAGCCGCCTTCTCCAGCGCGTCGGAGGTCGGCCCGCCGAGGCTGAGGTTGATGACGTCCGCGCCGCTGTCGGCGGCCCACACGATGCCGGCCGCGAGGTCGTCGGTGAAGATCCGGCCGGTGCGGTCGGCGACCTTGGCCACGAGCAGGGCGCTGTCGTAGCCGGCGCCGGAGATCCCGACACCGTTGCCGGTGGCTGCCGCCGCGATGCTGGCCACCCCGGTGCCGTGACCGACCAGGTCGCGCACCCCGGTGCCCGGCTGCACCGCGTTGAACGTGCCGGCGACCTTGCCCGCGAGGTCGGGATGGGTGACGTCGACGCCCGAGTCCACCACCGCGATGCGGACGCTGGGGGACCCGTGCGCCGGACGGCCCCACGCCGCGGTGGCGCGGATCGCGTCCAGGTAGGTCCGCTGGTCGGCGAAGCGCGGGTCGGCCGGCTCCTCGAGCAGCCACCGCTGGTGCACCGGCTCGACGGACCGCACGTCGGCCCGGCCGAGCAGGCGGGTCCGTAGGGAGCCGGCCACGGCGGCCGGGACGTCGAGGGAGACCGCGTGCAGCCGGGGCACCCGTCCGGTCGTCCGGGCGCCGGCCCGGCCCGCGACGGCGGTCACCAGGTCGGCGGCCACCCGGCTGTCGGCCCGGACCACCAGCCGCACCAGCGGGTCGTCGGCGTCGGGAGCCACCGTGCCGGCGCGGGCCGGCGGGGCGCCGCCGGGGACCGCGGTGGTGACCAGTCCGAGGACGAGGGCGAGGGCGAAGGAGGCCGTCAGCGTGCGGAGCAGGCTGCGGGTCGGGCGCATCGGTGACACCTGCTCTGGGCTGTGGGGGCGGCGGCTGGTCCTGACGGTATGTCGGGATGCTGCCTCAGCCCAGCACCCGGTCGGTGCCGGAGACGACGTGCAGGACCGGCAGCGGCAGCGCGTCGCGCAGCCGGGACGCCCAGTCGCGGTGCAGCCCGGTCTCCACGATGTGCGGCGGGGTGACCACGATGACCTCGTCGGCGTCGTCGAGCCGGACCGCCTCGACCGCCGCGGGCACCGGGTCCGAGCCGGTCACCGAGCCGTGGGCGATGAGCCCGGCGCCCGCCAGCTTGGCCAGCGAGGCGTTGACGGCGTGCATCGCATCCTGCTCGGCCTCCTGCCGCGTCGGGTCGTCGTCGTCCAGCGCGTCGCGCAACCGGCCCAGGGCGACCTCGTCGAGCGCCTCGATCAGCCGGTTGTGCTCGGCGTCGGCCGGGACGAGCAGGTGCACCTCGACGTCGTCGACCCCGTGCAGCTGGGCGATCCGGGCGGCGTCGTGGTCGGCGAGGGTGTCCTCGCTGAGCAGCAGGATGCGGTACACGGGGTCCTCTCGGTCCGTCGCTGACGTCAGCGGGGCGACAGGATGTCGGCCAGGTCGAAGCGTACGGGGCGCTCGAGCTGCTCGTACGTGCAGGACGCGGGCTCCCGGTCCGGACGCCACCGTCGCCACTGCGCGGTGTGCCGGAACCGGGTGCCCTCCATGTGGTCGTAGGCCACCTCGACGACCAGCTCGGGGCGCAGCGGCACCCAGGAGAGGTCCTTCTTCGCGTTCCAGCGGCTGACCGCGCCGGGCAGCCGGCTCTTCTCGTGGGCCTCGGCCTCGGCCCAGGCACCCCAGGGGTGCCCGGTGACGTCCTCGACGGCGTACGCCTCGAGCTCCTGCACCAGCTCGGCGCGGCGCTTCATCGGGAACGACGCGGACACGCCGACGTGCTGCAGGTCGCCCGCGTCGTCGTACAGGCCGAGGAGCAGCGAGCCGACGACCCCGCCGGACTTGTGCCACCGGAAGCCGGCGACCACGCAGTCGGCGGTGCGCTCGTGCTTGATCTTGAACATCGCGCGTACGTCCGGCTGGTAGCCGTCGCCGGTCCTCTTCGCGACGACCCCGTCGAGACCGGCGCCCTCGAAGACCTCGAACCACTGCTGGGCGGTCGCCAGGTCACCGGTGGACGGCGTGAGGAAGACAGGGGGCTCCGCGCCGGCGAGCGCGGCCTCGAGCCGGGTGCGCCGCTCGCCGAACGGCGTCTCGACCAGCGACTCGTCGTCGACGGCCAGCAGGTCGAAGCCGACGAAGCTGGCCGGTGTCTCGGCCGCGAGCCGGTCCACCCGCGACTTGGCCGGGTGGATGCGCTGCAGCAGCGCCTCGAAGTCGAGCCGGTCACCGGTGGCGATCACCACCTCGCCGTCGACCACGCAGCGGTCCGGCAGGTTGGCCTTGATCGCCTCGACGACCTCGGGGAAGTAGCGGGTCAGCGGCCGCTCGCCGCGGCTGGACAGCTCGACCTCGTCGCCGTCCCGGAACGCGATGCACCGGAAGCCGTCCCACTTGGGCTCGTAGAGGTAGTCCCCCTCGGGGATCGCTTTGACCGACTTGGCCAGCATCGGTCCGAGCGGCGGCGTCACGGGCAGGTCCACTCGTCCGATCATGCCCGACGCCGGTGCCCGCGGGTGCCGGGAGGTCAGCGCGCCAGGTAGCCGATGAGGAACTCGGCGGTGTCGGACAGGGCCTTGGCCTCGTTGGCCCGCTTGGTGAAACCGTGGCCCTCATCCGGGTAGACGTCGTAGCGGACGTCGACCCCGCGGGCCATCAGCCGCTCGACGATCTGGTCGGACTCGGACTGGACGACTCGCTGATCGTGGGCGCCCTGGATCACGAAGAGGGGGGTGTCGATCTGGTCGACGTAGGTGACGGGGGACCGGCCGCGCAGGAAGTCCGCCTCGGTGTCCGGGTCGCCGACCCACTCGGCCATGAAGCGCAGCCAGGTGGGCGGCACGGAGGTGGCGAACGTGACCAGGTTCGACGGCCCCACGATCGAGACCGCGGCCGCCCACCGCCCCGGTAGCCGGCTGACGCAGGACAGCGTGGCGAACCCGCCGAACGAACCCCCGAAGACACCGATGCGCTCGGGGTCCACCCAATTCAGGCCGGTGAGGTAGCGGTGGGCGTAATCGAGGTCCCGGAGCTCGTCGCCGCCCCAATCGTGGTGAATGAGCTTCTGGTACGCCGTCCCGTAGCCGGTCGACCCGCGTACGTTCGGTGCCAGAACGCCGACACCCCGCGACAGCAGGTACTGGTAGAGCCCGTTGTAGGCGTAGTCGGGGCGTTCCTGCCACTCGGGCCCACCATGGATCGACAACACCACGCCGAACGGCCCGTCGCCAGCGGGCCGATAGAGGTAGGCGGGGATGTCGCGACCGTCGTGCGTCGGGTAGCGCACGAGCTGCGGCTCCCGGAAGGCCGCGGCTTCGGCGCCCGTGGGGGCGGCGTCGGTGAGCCAGGTGAATGACGCGGCCGCGTCGCCGGCTTCGGGTGGCAGGCTCGCCGTCCCGACCTTCTGCGGGCTGACGGCGGTGGCGGCCAGAACGCCGACCCGGCTGCCGTCGCGCGCCGCCGACATGGCGGTCACGACCCCCCGTGGCACGTCGACGGTCCGCTCGACGCCGGTGACGAGGTCGCGGACCACCACGCGGGACATGCCGTCCTCGTTGACAGACATGACGGCCAGCCGGCCGTCGGCGACGACCGTTGCGTGCTCGACGTCCCACGCCGGGGCCGTGACGAGCTCCGGAACGCCGCCCGTCACCTCGAGGCTCACCAACGCCACGAAGTCCCGGTCCAGGTCGGTCGTGAGGTAGACCGCCGACCCGTCCGCACTCCAGCCGGCGCCGATGTGCTTGCCCGGCCGGTCCGGCAGCAACCAGGTCACCCCGCCGTCCAGACGGGCCACCATCGGCGCGGAGTCGGTGTTGCTCCGGAAGTCCAGGATCATCAGCGCCGAGGAGTCGGGCGCCCACTGCCCGGCGTCGAGGTACCCGCCCTGCTGCAGCAGGCGGCGGACCTCACCCGTGGCCAGGTCACGCAGCAGCACGTCCTGGTCGGTCGGCTCCCGGTCGTTGGCGGTGAAGACGAGCCAGCGTCCGTCCGGCGAGACCGCCTCGGTGCCCAGGTGGTGCACGACCTTCGGGTCGTCGGTCAGCTGCTGGCTCTGCGTGCCGTCCCGGGTCACCGAGAAGAGCTG
This window encodes:
- a CDS encoding prolyl oligopeptidase family serine peptidase, whose amino-acid sequence is MPGYGDYVPTRRFGPALAMSPDGQAIAYIADTDGQLNLTVHPLDGSLPRQLTEGTDWSVRQVGWAPDSATLFYAADRDGDEYTQLFSVTRDGTQSQQLTDDPKVVHHLGTEAVSPDGRWLVFTANDREPTDQDVLLRDLATGEVRRLLQQGGYLDAGQWAPDSSALMILDFRSNTDSAPMVARLDGGVTWLLPDRPGKHIGAGWSADGSAVYLTTDLDRDFVALVSLEVTGGVPELVTAPAWDVEHATVVADGRLAVMSVNEDGMSRVVVRDLVTGVERTVDVPRGVVTAMSAARDGSRVGVLAATAVSPQKVGTASLPPEAGDAAASFTWLTDAAPTGAEAAAFREPQLVRYPTHDGRDIPAYLYRPAGDGPFGVVLSIHGGPEWQERPDYAYNGLYQYLLSRGVGVLAPNVRGSTGYGTAYQKLIHHDWGGDELRDLDYAHRYLTGLNWVDPERIGVFGGSFGGFATLSCVSRLPGRWAAAVSIVGPSNLVTFATSVPPTWLRFMAEWVGDPDTEADFLRGRSPVTYVDQIDTPLFVIQGAHDQRVVQSESDQIVERLMARGVDVRYDVYPDEGHGFTKRANEAKALSDTAEFLIGYLAR
- a CDS encoding phosphatase domain-containing protein, translating into MTDQPRPLHRAARVEDRVHGAAERWLRRRGWRPRVVPFIGYGTEGWVRVLARVLLAPPDTATGEIRLGRGWRRFLTATAADVPVTVRVGGREHQVVSGRGGYVDAVLAADVAPGWVEAELSADGSRASVAGIRVVDPTAQVAVLSDIDDTVLVTALPRPVRAAWNTFVRHESTRRPVRGMATLYRTIAAEHPDAPFVYLSTGAWNVAPVLEQFLARHAFPPGPLLMTDWGPTPDSWFRSGREHKRREIRRLLDDLPDAQWLLVGDDGQHDPEIYAEAADEAPDRVRAVVIRQLSPAEQVRTHGTPEPIREPASRPRHRPHQEVRAPDGFRLLSALRDRGILGGP
- a CDS encoding ATP-dependent DNA ligase, encoding MDLPVTPPLGPMLAKSVKAIPEGDYLYEPKWDGFRCIAFRDGDEVELSSRGERPLTRYFPEVVEAIKANLPDRCVVDGEVVIATGDRLDFEALLQRIHPAKSRVDRLAAETPASFVGFDLLAVDDESLVETPFGERRTRLEAALAGAEPPVFLTPSTGDLATAQQWFEVFEGAGLDGVVAKRTGDGYQPDVRAMFKIKHERTADCVVAGFRWHKSGGVVGSLLLGLYDDAGDLQHVGVSASFPMKRRAELVQELEAYAVEDVTGHPWGAWAEAEAHEKSRLPGAVSRWNAKKDLSWVPLRPELVVEVAYDHMEGTRFRHTAQWRRWRPDREPASCTYEQLERPVRFDLADILSPR
- a CDS encoding S8 family serine peptidase, yielding MRPTRSLLRTLTASFALALVLGLVTTAVPGGAPPARAGTVAPDADDPLVRLVVRADSRVAADLVTAVAGRAGARTTGRVPRLHAVSLDVPAAVAGSLRTRLLGRADVRSVEPVHQRWLLEEPADPRFADQRTYLDAIRATAAWGRPAHGSPSVRIAVVDSGVDVTHPDLAGKVAGTFNAVQPGTGVRDLVGHGTGVASIAAAATGNGVGISGAGYDSALLVAKVADRTGRIFTDDLAAGIVWAADSGADVINLSLGGPTSDALEKAAVDYAQRKGAVVVAAAGNDGTTTRQFPAALPGVLGVGATTVNGAARASFSSYGPWVDLAAPGRSIVLASPGGGYERADGTSFSAPLVSGAAALLAAFRPGRTADELREAITAGATPAKLGFARGVVDVDASLDLLPPATVPAVTAPADGSAVSGTATVSVSTTAPRVRLGLGDLTQLVSAAGGVATAGFATYGLDGPQTVTAADCSRIDQCSEARTAVTAVVANGGPVLTSPADGSLQAGDAVSATAEAPADAAVRFTVEGSRVSVTDASAPFAADLTTEPLGDGSHVVSAVICRRDGSVCDTAHPSRATVSVDRLHPGITGLSATRISPDGDGRADTTQVRYRLDQRASVTLRIRDAAGRVVTARSLGSLPAGGHEVVWNGRRRGTAVSDGDYSLQIVTSAPPQTGLASRAVTVDTVAPRLRDAGLSDERVLPVRDDYLDRVAASATLGEESRWVALEVRSSSGRLVRTVRKAPQRGVAPGPVSLAWNGRDASGDVLPSGRYAVRLVAQDLAGNRRAGRARPVSLSTQRLVKQSGSLTVTARSSLTESFSDDCSLVFRHTSGKRKGWIGYDSSATCSSGDAFAAADHQVRLPAAVRYGTVRLSASGGRGDPRFRDAARVELHDRAQNISDTAFRLGPSVGTHTGPSVRAEPLLIRHRVLRWTTSTTGVAWYDVESYTVRFTYFVLR
- a CDS encoding sulfatase; translation: MVAAVLAAGLLVAVEGGRTEFTQVDAAALAGSAPYRPPETTAADRPPDVVLVLTDDQRPDTVRWMPTVTRQIRDKGTRFTRTVASTPTCCPSRASIVTGRYARDTGVYGNTAPNGGWRAFLANGNEQRTLATALQANGYRTGLVGKYFNGFAQNDNGAPAGHRPPGWDLFLTFATETGGYLDYTLTDGSVLGSHVEDYSTDVLGARAARFVQRTPADQPLFLMFTPFAPHKPYRPPRRHRATLELPSYRPDSVTHSVRDKPPFLRDRPRVPQRAIDAIRTRQQEMLLAVDDAVAGVLRSLRRSGRLADTLVVFMSDNGLLIGDHHTIGKDMPYRFATDVPLLLRWDGHVAAGAVDRRLVSTVDVTETILRAAGAAMPTSGVDLMAPPARDHVVLEGRPWHRLDGSVPHPGFCGVRTERWLFVRWGDGFEELYDHEFDPSETLNRVTDPSQQPTADALRETARTSCVPEPPGFSWDVGGIDGSAAEVSER